A stretch of Henckelia pumila isolate YLH828 chromosome 4, ASM3356847v2, whole genome shotgun sequence DNA encodes these proteins:
- the LOC140864496 gene encoding RNA polymerase I-specific transcription initiation factor rrn3-like has product MGAPVMYEPSFTDSELEEQIRNALKAAVEGDCDYYNELVAVICRKEHLVTEQVALLVTCLKAVTGAVRCIDITHHRSLLGAIFGMSLWDYGTDVMDALVELLVHLASSRGEYIDLCLEMLVINFMPPTSPASASYFADLFKQSRGLTKKNQVLDRVHSTLLKIARMSPVHSPRKLEKTIIDSMPNTKMKEHVFIEMYVENTLRLLTGRIGEFMGSSTLLFAVVDCLRDLDVEIDWNDILKDDFHKGKSDLELETFEVPMDHIQQDYNEFDWESLIQRFSGVDVARKLDNLMVLVFEHLKTCSESGHLVQVFETLLQSFQITILTAYKSKFCQFIMFYACSLDPENCGNKFVSVLVNIFVSGFNAELRMSAVSYLASYLARAKFVDISLIATILESVVNWCYVYCKEQVGDINPKAHKVFYAGCQATMYILCFRMRQMLAVPRLKLQLLHMRIDDILGHPLKPLQVCLPSIVEEFLRLAKDNHIFSLPQIFADHGLLESEHSRAFGGMDRLDVFFPFDPCLLLKCDRCIRPNYVSWSMVRTAYDEEGTSDEDEEDEEDIEVYDGIGIPIAGRARNSNEDAFDLDEFDVALDKMSITPRDTSHNSGGNVQRFMQMPSKIRPSTSPESL; this is encoded by the exons ATGGGAGCACCTGTTATGTATGAGCCAAGTTTCACAGATTCTGAGTTGGAGGAACAAATTAGGAATGCTCTTAAAGCTGCAGTTGAG GGTGACTGCGACTACTATAATGAGCTTGTTGCTGTGATATGCCGTAAAGAACATCTTGTTACTGAGCAGGTGGCCCTTCTTGTG ACATGTTTGAAAGCTGTGACTGGAGCTGTTCGTTGCATAGACATCACCCACCATCGATCTCTTCTTGGTGCT ATATTTGGAATGAGCCTGTGGGATTATGGTACTGATGTTATGGATGCATTGGTTGAATTGCTTGTACACTTG GCTTCATCAAGAGgagaatatattgatttgtgTTTGGAAATGCTTGTTATCAATTTCATGCCACCAACTTCTCCCGCTTCTGCTTCATATTTTGCGGATTTATTTAAGCAATCACGTGGGCTTACTAAGAAGAACCAAGTTCTTGATCGTGTCCATTCAACTTTGCTAAAAATTGCCAGGATGAGTCCTGTCCATTCACCTAGAAAGCTTGAGAAGACAATCATAGATAGTATGCCAAACACAAAGATGAAGGAGCAT GTTTTCATTGAGATGTATGTGGAGAATACGTTGAGGCTGCTGACGGGTAGGATTGGTGAATTTATGGGAAGCTCTACACTGCTTTTTGCAGTTGTGGATTGCCTTAGAGATTTGGAT GTAGAAATAGATTGGAATGACATTTTGAAGGATGATTTTCACAAGGGTAAGTCGGATTTGGAACTCGAAACCTTTGAAGTGCCTATGGATCATATTCAACAAGATTATAATGAG TTTGATTGGGAAAGTTTGATACAAAGGTTCAGTGGAGTTGATGTTGCTAGAAAGCTGGATAATCTAATGGTACTTGTGTTTGAACATCTTAAAACCTGTAGCGAGAGTGGTCATCTAGTTCAG GTGTTTGAGACTCTTCTCCAGTCATTTCAGATAACTATATTGACTGCctataaatcaaaattttgtcag TTTATCATGTTCTACGCGTGCTCTCTGGATCCTGAAAATTGTGGAAATAAATTTGTCAGTGTGCTTGTAAATATCTTTGTTAGTGGTTTCAATGCTGAACTGAG AATGAGTGCTGTTTCATATCTTGCCAGTTATCTGGCTCGCGCAAAATTTGTTGACATCTCACTTATTGCAACTATACTGGAAAG TGTGGTCAACTGGTGTTATGTCTACTGCAAGGAGCAGGTTGGTGACATTAATCCAAAAGCTCATAAAGTCTTTTATGCTGGATGCCAG GCCACTATGTATATACTGTGCTTCCGCATGAGACAAATGCTTGCAGTACCTCGTCTCAAATTACAACTACTACATATGCGCATCGATGATATACTTGGGCACCCATTGAAACCATTACAG GTATGCTTGCCATCAATAGTGGAAGAATTTCTTCGGTTGGCGAAAGACAATCACATATTTTCACTTCCTCAAATATTTGCCGACCACGGCCTCCTAGAATCGGAACATTCACGTGCATTTGGTGGGATGGACAGACTTGATGTGTTTTTTCCCTTTGATCCATGCTTATTATTGAAATGTGACAG ATGCATCCGGCCAAATTATGTTTCCTGGTCGATGGTGAGAACTGCCTACGATGAAGAAGGCACGAgcgatgaagatgaagaagatgaagaagacaTTGAGGTTTATGATGGGATAGGTATTCCAATCGCTGGCCGTGCCAGGAATTCCAACGAGGATGCTTTTGATCTCGACGAATTCGATGTCGCACTGGACAAAATGTCCATTACGCCCAGAGATACATCCCATAATTCTGGAGGTAATGTGCAGAGATTTATGCAGATGCCCTCGAAAATCAGACCGTCGACTAGTCCCGAGTCCCTGTGA